The genomic region ATGTtggttattgttttattatttgtggCACATCATAATTGTACAGTATGTTCTTAAACGAGAGATCAAGGCTATCCTTCGATTCTTGCGTTAATGATCGATAAATGTGAATGAATTGGCCTGAACGGGTTACAGAGGCTCTGGTTTTAAAATAAGgctgatttgaatattttacatGAGATTTTAACATACTTTACGAGAGATTTTTGCATAGGGATGGATATTTGATACAACTATACTGTCGTGTCATGAGGATCTGCAATACATTTAGGATTACAGGTTTAAATGTGCAGAAATTATAGGATAAGTCTCTGAATGAGCAAAATTCATcaccaaaacatgtttttatacaccTGCCAAATGTGTGACTCATTTATGTATTTCCCGCCAAAGTCTCAAAAGTGAAACTCACAcccagaagaaaaaaacaaaaaaaagctgaaCTGTTTTgctatgaataaaaatataaaagtacatgttttatgCTACCTGTCTCCCATGAAGATGTAATACAAATTGCattacttggaatgttccacaatatagcattagaCATATCaatattgcatttttcattaatgtttttattgcactaaaatacattgaaaagcaTGTTCTGTGAGACTTGTGGTCTCATCTGCTTGCTTCCATGCACTTAGATTCATTGTATGCTgtacattacatacattttatgctGTGCCAATGGAACATTGTAGGTAAAGCAATTACTAAGCACAAGCTTCTCATATGCGGAAAAAGTTACTTGATACCCACAATTACCACGAAAGCAATTACTTCATCCTCCATTTCCAAGAAGATGTAGACTCGTTGGATTGTTtggttacacagtatggcattaaacataattatcttacatttatttatttcaactgttttttttaattgtgtttttactgcaattgggcttgcctctccacagatctttcCTGTAACTTTGactcacctgcttgactccattcggttggatacattttatgccctactgtggaatatctagtaaagcaataacctctccattgagacaagcagaaaaagtTACTAGTGTATGCATTTGCTACTGTACATCACTTTCACCTGTTTTTCGGGCTATTAACACAGGATGTAGTCATCAAATTCGCCTGAAATAAAATATCTTCAGTCATTTGTTTGGTGAAGGTGTGTCCTTTTTTCCCCAAACTATGTAGTTTAGTGATTTATACCGTAAACCTTTTCCTTTTACCTGTTACTGAACACACTTTTCATCAATAATTGTTTAAACTCTGGTCCTATGTGGTAATATTTGACTCAACAGGAAACTTCTCTTACAAAAGTAGTTGGAGGTTAAAATTTTAACAATAGTATTTCTCAAGTACAAGTTCAAAAACCACTACCACCTCCATAACTGTCACCACCAGTTCCTGCTTGTAGTGGAGTGTTGCTAAacttgtgtgttcagttgtgtagcatcagttgtgttgtgtcagttaacatggtgatttttttttttttttttaaagaacaaaaGCCTGCTGTTCCTTTGATTATGGATAAACAAAGCCGGACAGTCTGGTTTTCGGATATTATCAGAACTGGAGTCTGTCAAAGGTGAAGGTCAAGGAAGTAAATGTTTTCAGTGAATGAGACCAGATTCCAGTCTTTTAAATTTTAGTAGTTTTCATCGATTTATCAGCATTTAAATGCATAACTTAATTCATTTATAAAGGAGCTATGAGGCTACAACTTATAACTGTTCATTAATGTATAAAATTACATTAGTAAGTCGGAAGTAAATGTtgttaatgaatgaatgattttagattagtattattattcataGATTGTAATGTAGAATAAAAAGGGGCTGTGATGCTGCTTCTTATAACTGTGCTCATTGATTTATTGACTGATGTTACTCATCGTTATTTGAGAGATAtccaaagatttttattttttttttgctttcaaaAATAGGGCAAAAGGTGAACTTGTTTGAAATGGTtatatacaatatacatttaAGCAAATGCAGAAATGTGATATATGATCTGTAATAAGTTTATGCAGGATGCAGTAAAAAGTAGAGAAGAtaaatttgttattttaaaatccttGTCCCATCTACTGgtacatatttatataattttgaaTAATCTCCTAGGCATGACAGAAATAATTGTTTGACCAGCTGACtaccaaaacattttttttttgttggagcCTCATTATTAATAGTTGTATAagtgacattttgatttgttaGGTGATGGTAACTAAGCTTTTGTACagaaagcaaaatacaacactgGACACATTTTTTACCTGTTCCCCGTGATCTGTACATGTACTGTTTGTATTCACAGTATGATCTTTGTTATGTTTCTTTAACAGATCGTGCAGAGATGAATCGAGTGAGGGGTGTGTTCAACAATTTTGTAAGTATTTCCTCACCAAATTATGAAAAGTGTACCATTATTTCTGTATGTTAGTATATGAATTTGTGATCTAGGTTCTATTTACTATTTGCCTGCAACTcgcctgtcctccagctcagttttaaaggCGAGAGATTATAAAGGTGTGGCGTCATGAGAACATATTCATGATTTAAGCTTCCtcttatataaaacattttgcgGATTTTATTCCTGTTCAAAAGATaagatatgtatatatgtatatatgtgtatatatatatatatatatatatatatatatatatatacacatacatacgtatttgtgtgtgtaatctaatatatattaaattaaattatgatATTATATACAatcaaatttttcatcattcagaAACCCATGGACTGCAATGTTTGACAAAAAAGGCTACATTTTCCAGCCCCACAGAGTTGCATGTAAACCAGATTTCTCATTGTGATTCTTGTGCCCTTGTCCTCAGATGCACAGTGAGCGGTACAGTCGTTTCACACTGCAGACGGAgcaggatggagagaggagggtggaggtgaAGCTGTCGGAGGAGGGGGTGGATGGAGACGCAGAGGACGGGGCCGGGGGCTCTCCCACATTCAGACCAGCCCTGCGGGGACAGAGCAAGAGGAGCCTCTGCCTCCAGCTCACAGCCATTGTACTCATCTTTATCATTGGTAAGGTTTAGTGCATGGGCTCAGCCAGTATATCCATGGAtttatatgtaacattttgaggacctcaTTCAAACGatgtagtgttttattttaatttggtaaTCACTATGGTAACAGTCTTAAAACCTACCACATGGGTCAAGTCAGTGTGTGGTATGTTGTGTTAGTGTCCACTATTTTGTCTTAACACATAGTAATGAATGAAAGGTCTTATAACATACGTACCAACAGATGGTGCTCTTTTGCCCTTTCTGGTACAAAGGTTTTTAAAGCCTCTAAAATATGTAATAGAGGACTTTTATAAGAAGCACTGATAATGTAACGTCACTGCATTCTATAATGGTTTGCCTTACAGGTTCTGAGACAAAAGAATATTTGTCCCAATGGGCTAAACTTGAGTTATAACATTTCTCTATTTACAATAAACTATTGGATTTGGACCTTCATATTTGCTACAGCACTGCAACAGTTTTTATGCTGCAATAGAAATTGATGTATAAACTTAAGTAATTGAGACATTGTGCACCTCTAGATCAGGTGTTGCCAATACTGATGCATACCTAATTATGCACTGACTTGTCATGTTACTGTAAAACTCATTATTTTGGGTAGTTTTGAGCTGTTTTTGGTTGTTCTTGCAGGTTACATGGTGGCCTTCCTGATACACGGTAAACCCAAAGCAACACCAAACTGTGAGGCTAAGGTGTTTGTGAAGAACAAGAGGTTTGATGTTCCACCTGAACCACAGCAGCAGCTGACCTGGGCCGACATCACAGGCCTCCTGGAGAACAAACTCACCAGCCAGGCCTTTGACAAAACCCTGAGGTACATTTAACTTAAAACAATCAGCTACCTAAACATCACGGTGCTACAAACTCATTTTAGCATCTTCAGAGCAGAGAAATTTCTAAttgtaaatctaatcacaaGCTGAACGCCTGTCAATAAAAAAAGTCGCAATGTGTTGCAATGTTTTAACAGtataattctgttcaaagttcacattttaaacacgtccagaagaattgacaaaaaaaaaacaaaaaactgacaaactaatacaagagtcacatttcagaacatgaggttagcagcttttattgttttagtacTTTAACAATTGCAGCCTTTGtttgtgtccattcaaactgcgattttgatttgattgcaattaGAAGCCCTTTCATTCTTGACTACATTTTTTCTACAGCTTGGTATGCACCTATAAACTATACTGGCTGAtttctaaaaatacatttattacttttattcttTGCAGTGATTTTGACCGTCCCTCACGTTTAGCGGGCAGTGCCGACGACACTAATCTGGGAAACAAAATCTTTGAAATGTTCAAGGAGCTTGAGATGAAGCCCTGGACTGATGTCCATCATGTTCGAGTGCAGACTCCAGACaggtaaatacaaaatatgtacaTAAGGATACAAAAACACGCATACATGAATGCTTTTTGGAGTGCACATTTTGGTTTATAATGTCAAGTCACATAAATCAGAATTAGACTTAATTATTTGCACTTGAGAGGAATAAAATAAGTTTTTAGATTCCCAATTgcaaaatcacaaaattaaacttccatacaaaaaatacagataacatGCAGACCTGTAGGACTTTATTTTATCTGAAACCAACCAGAAATTAGCTAAAGTTGTGTTGGGAAATCAGAAAAGATGCACCAAATCAACTTGTGATTCACTGCGTTTCATCCCATTTATAATCTTACGTATATGTCTTTGCTTTGTGTTGGGTTACTAAAACATTCAAGGCATCTCAAAAGTTACAAAGCTCGCTACATTTCTAAACTGATTTCTGGAATTGCCTGTACCATCAGCTGTTTAAGACAATGTGCATGTATAAAGATGTGTTGTTGTACTAGAGTGTGGGAATAATCCATAGTATGTATTTCCGTCTCTACAGCacaaaaccaaaccaggtcaTTTTTGGATTAAATGTCTTCAAACCACAGGGATATCTGGCCTACAGCGGCACCGGGAAGGCTCAGGTAACATGATACTATTCACTTGACCTTGGCCTGAGAATTACAGTGCTGAATGCAGTTCTAGAGGTGGGAAATGGTAACAAACACAAAATCCTCTCTTTTTTTGTATTCTCAAGATGATGATACTCAGAAAGTATACTTGCAGTCCACcaggaataaataaaatgtgcctTTTTAAATGTTAGTTGAGGTTTAAATATCACACATATGAGAATGTGGTGAATTATATAGTCCAAAGGTGCAGATAATATAACAGTATACAGAACATATATTGGGATATTTAGGGCTGTTTATTCTCTTCGATTAATCGGCTAATTTTTAAATCTCAAAAGACCTGTGAGATATAGGATTTTTAGTCAGTTGGACTGTGACAAAGGTAAAGTAATGTGAATTGTATGCTTGAGTACACTTTCATTtcaacatttattcatttccaAAGATTTATTTAACATAAGACTACGTTTTCTGTGAACAGGGCCCGCTGGTCTATGCCAACTACGGTCGTCCTGAagattttgctgttttgtcaaATTACAAAATTGATGTCAAAAACTGTGTGGTGATACTGAGAAGTGGGAAAATCAGCTTTGCTCAAAAGGTATTCATAAATCTATTACGGTATATATCTCATTTCTGCTGTTAAGTTCTTTAGTAATGCTATTTTGTGTTCTTAGGTGGCTAATGCTGAAGAAAAAGGCGCAGTAGCTGTTCTCATCTATTCAGACAGCCAGGACTACAATTACGTCCCTAACACTGAAGTTTATGGACATGTAAGTTTGCATATACAGCCACTTGTACTACGCTACGCTACACAAGAAATTTCATTTGGGTCTCTATTTGCTGTAGGCATTGTCACAAAAGGAGGGGCTAATGCAAGGAGGAAGTAGGCATTAAAATCTATAGAATTAGTTCCTActtctcacaaaccctttggtaCATTGCTAGTATTCATATGCATTAATCTTCTTTCTGAACACTTCTGTTTCACTGGATAGAGACGGAAATTCTTTAACCAAAACTACTTGTTCATCAGTTAAGAAGTTTTGTTGCTGACAaacttgttttcatttttttttgccttttaaaatttttttatttcaagcagattaatgaacacaagaAGTCTGAATACATGTATCCagtacacttaatgcacatttcacagatttatttacttatttaagctcgaaaaggagtgggaagaagaaaacttattaaatcccacccttgttgtaatacttttacttgtaatgTGTAATGCCAAAAATGTTTGATGGCACAgaactactcaaacatgcatgaatcagtcTGATCTTTAAGTAATCTATTGATGAAGTTAAGCTGTTATAACAGGATAAAAGCTACATCTCTGTTGCCAACATGCCTCCTTTAAGTTAGTACATAACAATTGTATAACCTTTAGTTCGTCATCTTGTGTTCTCCTCAGGTGCATTTGGGTTCAGGGGATCCGTACACTCCTGGTTTTCCTTCATTCAACAACACTCAGTTTCCTCCCACTAAATCTGCTGGACTCCCCAACATCCCAGCACAGACCATCACCTCCACTATGGCTCAGACTATTTTACAGTGAGTTAAATGACACATGGATTCTCCTATGTCTGTTTTACTgacattatttttgtaatgtatttttgagaCACCTAATTTTCCATTTCTCATTTTAGTAATATTTGATCTCCATTTCATTACTTGTGGAAATAGTAACGAAATATAATTTATATCTTAATGTCTCTGCacattgtcccttcaaataaagaccAAACTAGAGATGTTCTGCCCCAGATTATAGCAAAACAGCTTGTTTCCATCTACGGTCCCTGATTTACAGAAATAAATTGAACGACTATTATATTCAGTCAACAATATGAACAGTTCACACTGTTTAAACTGTTTACACTCTCAAACCCAAAACTTGTGTTCTAAAATTAATCAGGTCCTgttacaaaaatttcaaacaggaattttcaacaaaaaataaattctttaaatccATCATGTGGACTTATACTAGTTATGATAGAGATCATTTAAAAactatttagttacatttttgtCCTATCTTTAATTTTGATGcgttttttcagtattgatccACGATTGAGTTTTTAATGCTAGTTCtggtgttacttttttttttttagattgacattttaatttactatGTCTCATTATCTTATCTTTGCctttacttgtgtttttaagatattataatttattgttGTAGTTTAATATAGCTTGTCTATAAACTTAATGCTATCTGTTTTTGACTTTCAGATCCATTGGTGGGCCTGTCCCTGATAGAGACACTGGTTTTCTTGGTGGTCAGGCTTCTCTGTCCTATTCTCTTGGAGGCATTGAAAACATCACAGTTGAAGTTTCCAATACTCTGGTCTTCaaagaaatccacaatgtttttggTGTCATCAAAGGGTTCATTGATCCTGGTAGGTTCAATAGTCTAGGTACGACTATTAGAGAGAAGTAAACCACTCACACTAGTCCATTTGCGTTTCACTCAAAAacatgtccttactgtgagcatacttgcaacttcacaaacctgactcctattCAGGACaagggcctcttcctgcttcgTTCTGtgaaaatattgttcctttagctataaACTTCTACTGTATGACATAAAAGCTCTCTCTCATTGTTCCCAAGTATGGTTTGAACTTTATAATGGGGATGATGTGCCACCtctaaaaagttgcatattagaCCTTTAATTCATGTCTTAAATGGTTTCACCTAGGGTTTGTCATGTATAGGGAAAAAGTTACAtgaatttaattaatattttgatATAATCCAAGTACAATGTATCCAGTGCCTGAAGTTATTTCAAACTCTTAtctattacaaatgtttttaaagcgTTTATTACACTATTGGTCCATTTTTGGTGTGGTAAACTCAATGCACAGTCAGTTATGCGTTGACTAAATAATGTTctgcatttatattttaaatttgtattgatCTTTATTGTTGTAATATGCTTGTGTGTGAATCCATAGATCGTTATGTTGTCCTGGGTGCTCAGAGAGATGCCTGGGCTAATGGATACGCCAGCGCCAATGTAGGGACCTCCACTCTGATCGAGCTTGCCAAGGTTATTCGGGACATGGTGGAGAAGGGTAAAAGTCATTATAAATTAAAGATTGCGAAGGCTGTAATTAATCTTTGGAAAAGTATTGTAGTGCgcaatataaaaaatgaaaataactactttgtactgttaaatatttattttcttgccATATTGATAAATGCATAAGCCAATATCATCTTGCACAGCACTGCATCCGTGGGGGCTTTGACGTAAAACCTCCTGCTTATTCTGTATTTTAGACttctacaaatatgtt from Periophthalmus magnuspinnatus isolate fPerMag1 chromosome 20, fPerMag1.2.pri, whole genome shotgun sequence harbors:
- the tfr1b gene encoding transferrin receptor 1b, with translation MNRVRGVFNNFMHSERYSRFTLQTEQDGERRVEVKLSEEGVDGDAEDGAGGSPTFRPALRGQSKRSLCLQLTAIVLIFIIGYMVAFLIHGKPKATPNCEAKVFVKNKRFDVPPEPQQQLTWADITGLLENKLTSQAFDKTLSDFDRPSRLAGSADDTNLGNKIFEMFKELEMKPWTDVHHVRVQTPDSTKPNQVIFGLNVFKPQGYLAYSGTGKAQGPLVYANYGRPEDFAVLSNYKIDVKNCVVILRSGKISFAQKVANAEEKGAVAVLIYSDSQDYNYVPNTEVYGHVHLGSGDPYTPGFPSFNNTQFPPTKSAGLPNIPAQTITSTMAQTILQSIGGPVPDRDTGFLGGQASLSYSLGGIENITVEVSNTLVFKEIHNVFGVIKGFIDPDRYVVLGAQRDAWANGYASANVGTSTLIELAKVIRDMVEKDGFKARRSIVFASWSAGEYGSIGATEWLEAYTASLDKSVLAYISLDGIVQGHGSFYASASPLLQNILDNAMKTVKSPTGNGTVRDMVGKTNPMRPMSIDDPAYPFLASSGIPSISFHFTSSNSDEYEYYNTFLDTKDHLDYKTAHKTSSSAAVAAQLAAQMALRLVHDHVLGFDVTAYKNLFNANVHRVNNHIYGLIQSGQLKDVSVNWLYRAKASFQRAADAIDNDIRNTDLNDPEACRLLNDRIMTIEHSLLSPYASPIETPYRHMVFGKGPHTLAAIAEMTNMTQLHTELALATWNLQACANAMVGDLWELDNEI